In Providencia zhijiangensis, a single window of DNA contains:
- the yihX gene encoding glucose-1-phosphatase, whose protein sequence is MLYIFDMGNVIIDIDFNRVFDKWSELSGTPSSEIKKRFTFGNIFQLHECGKISDIEFAELLCEELGITLSFEDFAEGWHSIFISLRPEVIDIMERLREQGHRVVVLSNTNRLHLDYWPEHYPEIAASSDFLYLSQDLGMRKPDPEIFKYVLESEEFEAADAVFFDDVEENVKAAEALGIKGVHVLNKDTVPEYFRTYDFSAEVE, encoded by the coding sequence ATGCTGTATATCTTCGATATGGGTAATGTGATTATTGATATCGACTTCAATCGTGTGTTTGATAAGTGGTCTGAACTGAGTGGTACCCCAAGTTCAGAAATCAAAAAGCGATTCACTTTTGGCAATATCTTCCAACTCCACGAGTGTGGCAAAATTTCAGATATTGAATTTGCTGAACTGCTTTGTGAAGAATTGGGTATTACCCTAAGCTTTGAAGATTTTGCGGAAGGCTGGCACTCAATTTTCATCTCACTAAGACCAGAAGTCATTGATATTATGGAACGTCTGCGTGAGCAAGGTCATCGCGTTGTCGTGTTATCTAACACTAACCGCTTGCATCTTGATTATTGGCCAGAACACTACCCTGAAATTGCAGCGTCCTCTGACTTCCTGTATCTATCCCAAGATTTAGGAATGCGTAAGCCAGACCCAGAAATTTTCAAGTATGTTCTGGAATCTGAAGAATTTGAAGCAGCTGATGCGGTGTTCTTTGATGATGTAGAAGAAAACGTAAAAGCAGCTGAAGCACTTGGTATCAAAGGTGTTCATGTCTTGAATAAAGACACCGTTCCTGAATATTTTCGCACTTACGACTTTAGTGCCGAAGTCGAATAA
- the typA gene encoding ribosome-dependent GTPase TypA has translation MSIQNLRNIAIIAHVDHGKTTLVGKLLQQSGTFGERETVDERVMDSNDLEKERGITILAKNTAIQWNGYHINIVDTPGHADFGGEVERVMSMVDCVLLVVDAMDGPMPQTRFVTQKAFDHGLRPIVVINKVDRPGARPDWVVDQVFDLFVNLGATDEQLDFPIVYASALNGIAGLDHTDMAEDMTPLYEAIVEHVEPPAVDLDGPFQMQVSQLDYNSYLGVIGIGRIKRGTVKPNQQVTVIDSEGKTRNGKIGKVLTHLGLERIDSQQAEAGDIVALTGLGELNISDTICQVGNVEALPALAVDEPTVSMFYCVNTSPFCGKEGKFVTSRQILDRLNKELVHNVALRVEETQDPDAFRVSGRGELHLSVLIENMRREGFELAVSRPKVIVREIDGRKQEPFEQVTLDVEEQNQGDVMKALGERKGDLRDMMPDGKGRVRLDYIIPSRGLIGFRTEFMTMTSGTGLLYSTFSHYDDVRPGEIGGRQNGVLISNGQGKAVAYALYSLQDRGKLFLGHGAEVYEGQIIGIHSRSNDLTVNCLTGKKLTNMRASGTDEATTLSPPIKMTLEQALEFIDDDELVEVTPLSIRLRKRHLTENDRRRAGRSKED, from the coding sequence TTGTCAATTCAAAACTTAAGAAACATCGCCATCATCGCTCACGTTGACCATGGCAAGACAACACTGGTTGGTAAATTACTGCAACAGTCCGGCACATTCGGTGAACGTGAAACTGTTGATGAGCGTGTTATGGACTCCAATGACTTGGAGAAAGAGCGTGGTATTACAATCCTTGCTAAAAACACCGCTATCCAATGGAATGGTTATCACATCAATATCGTAGACACCCCAGGTCACGCCGACTTTGGTGGTGAAGTTGAACGTGTTATGTCCATGGTTGACTGCGTTCTGCTGGTTGTTGATGCGATGGACGGCCCAATGCCACAAACTCGCTTCGTAACGCAAAAAGCGTTCGACCACGGTTTACGTCCAATTGTTGTTATCAACAAAGTTGACCGCCCAGGCGCACGTCCTGATTGGGTTGTTGACCAAGTATTCGACTTATTCGTGAACTTAGGTGCTACGGATGAGCAATTAGATTTCCCTATCGTTTATGCATCTGCATTAAACGGTATCGCTGGTCTTGACCATACTGATATGGCTGAAGACATGACTCCACTGTACGAAGCTATCGTGGAACACGTTGAGCCACCAGCAGTTGATCTGGACGGTCCATTCCAGATGCAAGTTTCTCAGTTAGATTACAACAGCTACTTAGGTGTTATCGGTATCGGCCGCATCAAGCGTGGTACTGTTAAACCTAACCAACAAGTGACTGTTATCGATAGCGAAGGTAAAACTCGCAACGGTAAAATCGGTAAAGTTCTGACTCACTTAGGTTTAGAGCGTATTGATTCACAACAAGCTGAAGCGGGCGACATTGTTGCACTGACTGGTTTAGGTGAACTGAACATTTCTGACACTATTTGCCAAGTGGGTAACGTTGAAGCACTGCCTGCACTGGCGGTTGATGAGCCTACAGTTAGCATGTTCTACTGTGTTAACACCTCGCCATTCTGTGGTAAAGAAGGTAAGTTCGTTACTTCACGTCAAATCCTTGACCGTCTGAATAAAGAACTGGTTCACAACGTTGCACTGCGTGTTGAAGAAACTCAAGATCCAGATGCATTCCGCGTTTCTGGTCGTGGTGAGCTGCACTTATCTGTTCTGATCGAAAACATGCGTCGTGAAGGTTTCGAATTAGCTGTTTCTCGTCCAAAAGTTATCGTTCGTGAAATCGATGGCCGTAAACAAGAGCCATTTGAACAAGTGACTTTGGATGTTGAAGAACAAAACCAAGGCGACGTGATGAAAGCGTTAGGTGAGCGTAAAGGTGACCTGCGTGACATGATGCCAGACGGTAAAGGTCGTGTACGTTTAGACTACATCATTCCTAGCCGTGGTCTGATTGGCTTCCGTACTGAGTTCATGACTATGACTTCAGGTACTGGCTTACTGTACTCTACATTCAGCCATTACGACGATGTTCGCCCAGGCGAAATCGGCGGCCGTCAAAACGGTGTTCTGATCTCTAACGGTCAAGGTAAAGCAGTTGCATACGCACTGTACAGCCTGCAAGATCGCGGTAAGTTATTCTTAGGTCACGGTGCTGAAGTGTATGAAGGCCAAATCATCGGTATTCACTCACGTTCTAACGACCTGACTGTTAACTGCTTAACCGGTAAAAAACTGACTAACATGCGTGCGTCAGGTACTGATGAAGCGACAACTCTGTCACCACCTATCAAAATGACTCTGGAACAAGCTCTTGAGTTTATCGATGATGATGAATTAGTTGAAGTAACTCCGCTGTCAATTCGTCTGCGTAAGCGTCACTTGACAGAGAACGATCGCCGTCGTGCTGGCCGTTCTAAAGAAGATTAA
- the glnA gene encoding glutamate--ammonia ligase: protein MSAKHVLSLIEEHNVRFIDLRFTDTKGKEQHITIPAHQVDEDFFEEGQMFDGSSIGGWKGINESDMVLMPDASTAMLDPFYADNTLIIRCDILEPGTMQGYDRDPRSISKRAEDFLRSSGIADMVLFGPEPEFFVFDDIRFGNSMHSSYYHIDDIEAAWNTGTKYEGGNKGHRPAVKGGYFPVPPVDSSQDLRSAMCTTMEEMGLVVEAHHHEVATAGQNEIATRFNTMTKKADETQIYKYVVHNVAHAYGKTATFMPKPLVGDNGSGMHCHMSLSKGGVNLFAGDKYGGLSEMALYYIGGIIKHARALNAFTNPTTNSYKRLVPGFEAPVMLAYSARNRSASIRIPVVASTKARRIEVRFPDPAANPYLAFAAQLMAGLDGIINKIHPGDAMDKNLYDLPPEEAKEIPTVANSLEEALAELDKNREFLTRGGVFTDDAIDAYIELLRADIQRVRMAPHPLEFEMYYSA from the coding sequence ATGTCCGCTAAACATGTTTTATCGTTAATCGAAGAGCACAATGTAAGATTTATTGATCTGCGTTTTACTGATACTAAAGGTAAAGAGCAACACATCACTATCCCTGCTCATCAAGTTGACGAAGACTTCTTTGAAGAAGGTCAAATGTTTGATGGCTCATCCATCGGTGGCTGGAAAGGCATCAACGAGTCTGACATGGTATTGATGCCAGATGCATCTACCGCAATGTTAGACCCATTCTACGCCGATAATACCTTAATCATTCGTTGCGACATTTTAGAACCGGGCACTATGCAAGGTTACGATCGCGACCCTCGCTCTATCTCTAAACGCGCTGAAGATTTCCTGCGCTCTAGCGGCATTGCGGATATGGTGTTATTTGGGCCTGAACCAGAATTTTTCGTGTTCGATGACATCCGCTTCGGCAACAGCATGCACAGCAGCTACTATCACATCGATGATATCGAAGCCGCATGGAACACTGGCACTAAATACGAAGGCGGTAACAAAGGTCACCGTCCAGCTGTAAAAGGCGGTTACTTCCCAGTACCACCAGTAGACTCATCACAAGATTTACGTTCAGCTATGTGTACCACAATGGAAGAGATGGGCTTAGTGGTTGAAGCTCACCACCATGAAGTGGCAACTGCAGGCCAAAACGAAATCGCAACTCGCTTTAACACCATGACCAAAAAGGCGGATGAGACACAAATTTACAAATACGTTGTCCATAACGTTGCACACGCATACGGCAAGACCGCAACCTTTATGCCAAAACCATTAGTTGGTGATAACGGTTCCGGTATGCACTGCCACATGTCTTTATCTAAAGGTGGCGTGAACCTGTTTGCAGGCGACAAATACGGCGGGTTATCTGAGATGGCGCTGTACTACATCGGCGGTATCATCAAACACGCTCGCGCACTGAACGCATTCACTAACCCAACGACTAACTCCTACAAGCGTTTAGTCCCAGGTTTTGAAGCACCAGTAATGCTGGCTTACTCTGCACGTAACCGCTCTGCCTCTATCCGTATCCCAGTGGTTGCAAGCACTAAAGCACGTCGTATCGAAGTTCGCTTCCCAGACCCAGCAGCTAACCCATACTTAGCGTTTGCTGCTCAGTTAATGGCGGGTCTTGATGGCATCATCAACAAGATCCACCCAGGCGATGCAATGGACAAAAACCTGTACGACTTACCGCCAGAAGAAGCAAAAGAGATCCCAACTGTTGCGAACTCTTTAGAAGAAGCTCTGGCTGAACTGGATAAAAACCGTGAGTTCTTAACTCGTGGTGGTGTATTTACTGACGACGCTATCGACGCTTACATCGAATTACTGCGTGCCGATATCCAACGCGTTCGTATGGCACCACACCCACTCGAATTTGAAATGTACTACAGTGCGTAA
- the dtd gene encoding D-aminoacyl-tRNA deacylase produces the protein MIALIQRVTHASVVVDEKTVGQIGPGLLVLLGVEKDDDEQKAKRLCEKVLGYRIFSDEQGKMNLNVQQAGGSLLVVSQFTLAADTKKGMRPSFSGGAEPTKADQLYQYFVEQSRAQGIVTETGEFAADMQVSLTNDGPVTFWLQV, from the coding sequence ATGATTGCATTAATCCAAAGAGTCACTCACGCGAGTGTGGTTGTTGATGAAAAAACAGTAGGGCAAATTGGCCCTGGCCTTTTAGTTCTGCTCGGTGTTGAAAAAGACGATGATGAGCAGAAAGCAAAACGCCTTTGTGAGAAAGTCCTTGGCTATCGTATTTTTAGCGACGAACAAGGCAAAATGAACCTTAACGTACAACAAGCTGGCGGAAGCTTGTTAGTGGTTTCGCAGTTTACGTTAGCCGCAGATACCAAGAAAGGGATGCGCCCAAGTTTCTCCGGTGGCGCGGAACCGACGAAAGCGGATCAGCTGTATCAATATTTTGTTGAGCAAAGCCGTGCACAAGGCATTGTGACAGAAACGGGTGAATTTGCGGCAGACATGCAAGTTAGCCTGACCAATGATGGACCCGTCACTTTTTGGCTGCAAGTGTAG
- a CDS encoding PadR family transcriptional regulator gives MRIHQCRHVYASHHDEHQRGHGGCCHNGEHQEHRHGHDHGECCHGEGRHGHGEGRQGRGHGEGCHGEGRHGRGRGEGCHGEGRHGRGHGEGCHGEGRRGRGKGLRRLFDHGDLHIMVLSLVAKKPSYGYEIIKDIQEASNGLYVPSPGVIYPTLTLLEEQGFLESNIVERNRKSFSITPEGTEHLAQNKETEAVISRKLAKARELQQGSNLSEDIEMAVSRFKALLRHKMVLKQLNEEQTHQIAAIINDAVKQIEEVNALLTDSNDE, from the coding sequence ATGAGAATACATCAATGCCGTCATGTTTATGCCTCACATCATGACGAACATCAACGAGGACACGGTGGCTGCTGCCATAATGGCGAGCACCAAGAACATCGCCATGGTCATGACCACGGGGAATGTTGTCACGGCGAGGGTCGTCATGGACACGGAGAAGGCCGTCAGGGTCGTGGACATGGTGAAGGTTGCCACGGCGAAGGCCGTCACGGTCGTGGACGCGGTGAAGGCTGTCACGGCGAAGGCCGTCATGGTCGCGGACACGGTGAAGGCTGTCACGGCGAAGGCCGTCGTGGGCGCGGTAAAGGCTTACGTCGCCTATTTGACCATGGAGATCTGCACATTATGGTGCTCTCTTTAGTGGCAAAAAAACCAAGCTATGGCTATGAAATCATCAAAGACATCCAAGAAGCATCTAATGGCTTATATGTACCAAGCCCAGGGGTCATCTACCCAACCTTAACGCTATTAGAAGAACAAGGCTTTTTGGAATCGAACATTGTCGAGCGTAACCGCAAAAGTTTCTCTATTACTCCTGAAGGAACTGAACACCTCGCGCAGAATAAAGAAACTGAAGCCGTTATCAGCCGTAAATTAGCGAAAGCCCGTGAGCTACAGCAAGGCAGCAACTTATCGGAAGATATCGAGATGGCAGTGAGCCGTTTTAAAGCCTTGCTCCGCCATAAAATGGTGCTCAAGCAATTAAATGAAGAACAAACTCATCAAATTGCGGCGATCATCAATGATGCCGTCAAACAGATTGAAGAGGTGAATGCGTTATTAACTGACAGTAATGACGAATAA
- the glnG gene encoding nitrogen regulation protein NR(I), which produces MQKGKIWVVDDDSSIRWVLERALNSAELNCTCFDSADAVLTALNNDVPDVLLSDIRMPGMDGLALLSQLKQSHPLLPIIIMTAHSDLDAAVNAYQSGAFDYLPKPFDIDETVALVERALNHSREQNSAVSDKPQAPVISSTMIGEAPAMQEVYRIIGRLSRSSISVLINGESGTGKELVAHALHQHSPRANEPFIALNMAAIPKDLIESELFGHEKGAFTGASQVRQGRFEQANRGSLFLDEIGDMPLDVQTRLLRVLAEGQFYRIGGYTPVKVDVRIIAATHQNLEKRVEEGLFREDLFHRLNVIRVQLPPLRERVEDIPRLAHYFLQNTAKELGVESKALHPDSIKILQRYSWSGNVRQLENVCRWLTVMAASQEVLPQDLPSDLFTKQESNKSAKDPASSSISPQDPNLTWFDLLEKWTESALSEGKQDLFNDAMPLLEKTMLNCALKYTHGHKQEAARLLGWGRNTLTRKLKELGIEE; this is translated from the coding sequence ATGCAGAAGGGAAAAATCTGGGTTGTTGATGACGACAGTTCAATTCGCTGGGTACTGGAGCGCGCACTCAACAGTGCCGAACTTAATTGCACCTGTTTTGACAGCGCCGATGCGGTGCTTACCGCCCTCAACAATGACGTCCCTGACGTACTACTCTCCGATATTCGCATGCCGGGCATGGACGGACTTGCCTTACTCAGCCAGTTAAAACAGTCACATCCATTACTGCCGATTATCATCATGACCGCGCATTCCGATTTAGATGCCGCCGTTAACGCTTATCAATCTGGCGCTTTTGACTATCTCCCTAAGCCCTTTGATATTGATGAAACCGTCGCCTTGGTGGAACGCGCGTTAAACCATAGTCGAGAACAAAACAGCGCAGTAAGCGACAAACCGCAAGCTCCCGTAATTTCATCTACCATGATCGGCGAAGCCCCTGCCATGCAGGAGGTGTATCGGATCATTGGGCGTCTTTCCCGCTCCTCAATTAGTGTACTTATCAACGGGGAATCTGGAACGGGTAAAGAGCTGGTAGCCCACGCTTTGCATCAACACAGCCCACGCGCCAACGAACCTTTTATCGCCTTAAATATGGCGGCTATTCCAAAAGATTTAATTGAATCCGAACTCTTTGGGCATGAAAAAGGGGCTTTTACAGGCGCATCCCAAGTTCGCCAAGGACGTTTTGAACAAGCCAATCGAGGTTCTCTATTCCTCGATGAAATCGGTGATATGCCGCTGGATGTGCAAACGCGCTTATTGCGAGTACTGGCTGAAGGGCAATTTTACCGAATTGGTGGCTATACCCCTGTTAAGGTCGATGTGCGGATTATCGCCGCAACGCACCAAAATTTAGAAAAACGCGTGGAAGAAGGGTTATTCCGCGAAGACTTATTCCATCGACTGAATGTTATCCGCGTGCAACTTCCGCCATTACGTGAGCGCGTTGAAGATATTCCGCGCCTCGCTCATTACTTTTTGCAAAATACTGCCAAAGAGTTAGGGGTAGAGAGCAAGGCTCTGCACCCTGACAGCATTAAAATTCTTCAACGCTATTCTTGGTCGGGGAATGTGCGCCAATTGGAGAACGTCTGCCGTTGGCTAACCGTAATGGCTGCTAGCCAAGAGGTACTTCCGCAAGATTTACCGAGCGATCTGTTTACTAAGCAAGAATCCAACAAGTCAGCGAAAGATCCCGCGTCATCCTCTATCTCCCCTCAAGATCCTAACCTTACTTGGTTTGATCTATTAGAAAAATGGACTGAGTCCGCCTTAAGCGAAGGCAAGCAAGACTTATTTAATGATGCCATGCCGTTATTAGAAAAAACGATGCTCAATTGCGCTCTCAAATACACCCACGGACATAAACAAGAAGCGGCTCGTTTATTAGGCTGGGGACGAAATACCCTAACACGAAAATTAAAAGAACTAGGTATTGAAGAGTAG
- the fabY gene encoding fatty acid biosynthesis protein FabY: MYHLRTPKDELEFAAYYQFRWSMLREPFKQPLGSEKDGYDLTAHHQMVVDEKNRILAIGRLYINADNEGAIRFLAVNPVMQGKGLGKLIIMALETIARREGVKRIVSSVREEAVPFFAKMGFERRGEVTGELKTPVRHYLMIKPIETLDQILHRPDWCGELQQAWHKHIPLSEKMGVRIEQYTGKRFVTTMPEAGNQNPHNTIFAGSQFSLATLTGWGMIWLLLQEHQLGGEIVLVDANIRYAKPVSGRPTAVADLSHLSGDLDRLARGSKARVKLEVHVSNAENQVGAVFSGVYMVLPETKKVKSE; the protein is encoded by the coding sequence ATGTACCATCTACGGACACCAAAAGATGAACTTGAATTCGCTGCATACTACCAATTTCGCTGGTCAATGCTGCGAGAACCGTTCAAACAACCCCTTGGCTCTGAAAAAGACGGTTATGATTTAACTGCTCACCACCAAATGGTGGTTGATGAAAAAAATCGTATTTTGGCCATTGGGCGCCTATATATTAATGCCGATAACGAAGGCGCTATTCGCTTTCTCGCCGTTAACCCTGTTATGCAAGGCAAGGGCTTAGGCAAACTGATTATTATGGCGCTTGAAACCATTGCAAGGCGTGAAGGCGTTAAACGCATCGTTTCCAGTGTGCGGGAAGAGGCAGTACCTTTCTTTGCCAAAATGGGCTTTGAACGTCGTGGTGAAGTCACTGGGGAGCTGAAAACCCCTGTTCGGCACTATTTGATGATCAAACCGATTGAAACCCTTGACCAAATTCTTCATCGCCCCGATTGGTGCGGTGAGCTTCAGCAAGCTTGGCACAAGCATATTCCATTGAGCGAAAAGATGGGTGTACGTATCGAACAGTACACTGGAAAGCGCTTTGTGACGACAATGCCAGAAGCTGGCAACCAAAATCCTCATAATACGATTTTCGCTGGAAGCCAGTTTTCTCTCGCCACGTTAACGGGTTGGGGAATGATTTGGTTGCTGCTGCAAGAGCATCAATTAGGCGGAGAAATTGTTCTGGTAGATGCCAATATTCGCTATGCAAAACCCGTTAGTGGACGTCCAACCGCAGTGGCCGATCTCTCACATCTTAGTGGGGATTTAGACCGTCTCGCCCGAGGAAGTAAAGCGCGGGTAAAATTGGAAGTGCATGTGAGCAATGCAGAAAACCAAGTGGGTGCGGTATTTAGCGGTGTATATATGGTGCTGCCAGAAACGAAGAAAGTGAAAAGCGAATAA
- the glnL gene encoding nitrogen regulation protein NR(II), translating into MKAEHLPVPEHLLDSLINSVLVLNYNLIIHYANHAALQILAQSPRKLYGTPLPLLFNYCSLNDEQMLNSLKTGHSFTENEVTLVLNNHSHMMSLSAQPLSDQFILVELSQLDSQRRLSQELAQNAQQLAARELIRGLAHEIKNPLGGLRGAAQLLSKALPDPQLNEYTQVIIEQADRLRALVDRLLGPQYPGPKTEQSIHHSVENVMRLVGLEKPDNVTLVRDYDPSLPDLEYYPDQVEQVLLNITRNALQALGDTGGTITLRTRTAFQVMLQGERYRLAARIDIEDNGPGIPLAIQDTLFYPMVSGRPDGTGLGLSIARSLVDQHAGKIEFTSWPGHTEFSIYLPIKK; encoded by the coding sequence ATGAAAGCCGAGCATTTACCTGTCCCCGAACATCTCCTCGATTCCTTAATTAACAGCGTATTAGTGCTGAATTACAATTTAATTATCCATTATGCCAACCATGCTGCCTTACAAATTTTGGCACAAAGCCCCCGTAAGCTCTATGGCACCCCGCTCCCGTTACTATTCAACTATTGTTCATTAAATGATGAGCAGATGCTTAATAGCCTCAAAACCGGTCACAGTTTTACCGAAAACGAAGTGACACTGGTGCTTAATAACCACTCTCACATGATGTCTTTGAGTGCTCAGCCCCTATCTGACCAATTTATTCTTGTCGAGCTGTCCCAATTGGATAGCCAGCGACGCCTTAGCCAAGAGTTAGCGCAAAATGCCCAGCAGCTTGCTGCCCGTGAATTGATCCGTGGACTTGCTCATGAAATCAAAAACCCATTAGGGGGATTACGTGGCGCGGCGCAATTATTGTCTAAGGCGCTGCCCGACCCGCAGCTAAATGAATATACCCAAGTGATTATTGAGCAAGCCGACCGCCTACGTGCCTTAGTCGATAGGCTACTAGGCCCTCAATATCCGGGACCAAAAACCGAGCAAAGTATCCATCATAGTGTGGAAAATGTGATGCGCTTAGTCGGGTTAGAAAAACCGGACAATGTCACGCTGGTTCGTGATTACGATCCAAGCCTCCCCGACCTTGAATATTATCCAGACCAAGTGGAGCAAGTGCTGCTCAACATCACGCGTAATGCCTTGCAAGCTCTTGGCGATACGGGTGGCACCATCACTTTACGTACTCGTACTGCATTTCAAGTGATGCTGCAAGGGGAGCGCTATAGGCTGGCTGCACGGATTGATATTGAAGATAACGGCCCCGGTATTCCACTTGCTATCCAAGATACGCTATTTTACCCGATGGTTAGTGGTCGCCCTGATGGCACCGGCTTAGGCTTATCTATTGCACGCAGCTTAGTGGATCAACATGCGGGGAAAATTGAGTTTACCAGTTGGCCGGGTCACACCGAGTTTTCTATTTATCTACCCATCAAAAAATAG